The genomic region TCAACTCTCTCATTGGGTAGAGGGGGGTTGGTTGAGGTCGGGGGCAAATGTCAACAATGCGagaacatacagtagcctacaaattgGCTTATAATAACAGCTACTACATTGTAGTAATTACTACAAGGGCGAACAACGCCTTGAggataggctaggctattagCCTACCAAATAACATAAATGGTAGCCTAATAATTCACCTGAGTTTTTCTCATAGCAAATATTTGCTAGCAGGGTGAGAGTGTATTTTCTTACTCCtttaaaagtagcctaattATGTTGTGTGTCTTCCTGAATGGCAACCCAAGTTAGCCTAACCCTACCTGACATTTTTATTCACTGGGAATGACTAGCAGAACACACCATGCATTATTTCAAATTATATGACCATTTGATCACTCTATTTGGGAAAGCCTGGCAGACTCTGGCAGAGTGGTGCTCAGTCAACAACCTGCTCCTCAACACCACAAAAACAAAGGAGCTGGTCATTGACTTTAGAAGGAACAAGTCTGACATTCAACCACTCTTCATCGGCGGGGCCTGTGTGGAGAGGGTTCCGGTGTTCAGGTTTCTGGGCATTGAGCTGGAGGACGACCTGACATGAGCGCAAACACCAAGGAGCTACTGAAGAAGGCGCAGCAAAGACTGTACTTCCTGAGAACTCTCAGGAAGAGCGGTCTACCCCAGAATCTGCTTCTCGCCTTCTACCACTGCTCCATGGAGAGTGTGCTCACGTATGGACTGTGTGTTTGGTACGGTAGCTGCACATCCTCAGAGAGGAAGGCGCTTCACAGGGTCATCAGGGCAGCAGAGAAGACCATAGGCTGCCCCCTCCCCACTCTGGAAGAGATCTACGCCTCCAGATGCCGTAAGAAGGCAATAGACATTTCAAAGGACCCTTCACACCCAGGTCACTGTCACTTTCAGCTCTTGCCATCAGGCAGGAGATACAGAACAATGAAAACCAGGACAAACCGCTTAAAAAATAGCTTATATCCGAAGGCAATCATGGCCCTCAACTCTTCAAATTTGAAATAGTCTGTTCTTGGCCCCTAACCCACTGTGCAAATTCTATGGTGGAGTAATGTTCTTTTTACCAGTGAAATCTGTACAGAACCATTCCTGTTTACattctttttatatttttatatatgtgcattttttaaaaactatttattattgttcttaTGTATACCTCATGAGTTGACAGCACTTTCAATCTCGTTGTACCTTTGCAAAAAgtgtcaatgacaataaagactatctatctatctatctatctatctaagtccACCGGGATTGTCTGTAGTTCACACAGTGGTTATGTATCCAGCACACCCTTGGATACTCCCAAGCAAGCACTTGTTCCCATATGTAGCAAAGGCCCTGGTGTTGTATATCAACCTGTGTCTTTATACTATTGACTTCCAAAGCATGTCCCGCTGGCTGCTTAGGTGCAGGCACTAAATATATACAACCAGTCCATGGATGTTGGCAGCTGCAAAAGTGTGGGTGGTAATGGGAAACCCGGTGGTGAACCAAGGTGAGCAGTTGAGAGATGAAGCAAAAATCCTTTTGAAAATGAGAAGACTGAAgcattgacattacagacagCTACAAACTACAGAGTGGCAATGCTTCTTTACACTGTTTTGCTTCTTTAAGAATTACACTGTTTTGTCAGCATGGTGAGTAGCCTGTGACTGGTAGAAATCAAGAGGTTGCAAGAGGTTAATTCATTTTAGTTTAGTTTCATATAGCCAGGTTTTGCAAATGAAATATGTCACTAAAAGAAGACTAACTATCTCTCCTAAATGCAGTCAAGTTGAGCATTAACACTTCCGTCTGCATGATTATTaagttgaatttcccctggggatcaatatagtatctatctatctatctatctatctaatgaaTGACCCCCTTgctctcctccttttccctgcacatacacacacacacacactctcacaccagAAAAACAAATGGTGtgtggcagtggcagtggcagcGGGGAGAGGGATGACACTAGTCACTGGGACAGTGGCTGGCAGGCAGCTTCTGCTTAGCTGGCCTATCTGGGATATATTTAACAAGTGTAGATCCTGGGAAATGGCAGCGGCAGGTTCTGATTACAGCCCTGCACTGTACCTTCCAACTCTCTCCGGTGCGCACCACCCAACCTTCACCCTCCTACAATAGTCCCCCATTGTCACtgaaaagagagcaagagagaaagagagagagagaaataaagagagagagagtagcccATATACATTCTTGACCCAGTGCCAGCCCCATTCCCTCACTTGGACAGTTGGCCCTTAACCTCAATACATCCTGCCAGGAGAGAGCAGTTGACAGCTCACCCAGGACGACAGGTCATGCCAGCCCAGGACTCTCATGCAGCGCTGCATGTATGAGAAGACTTACAAACAAATGGAAGTGTTTGAATTGTTTTAACACTGCTGTTATACCCTGACTGAATGTTTCAGACTAAGAACTAGTCTGTCTAGAAATGTCAGGTTCCTGCAAATTTGAAAATAGGTGCAGTTAACTTTTAGCaatgttgcagcaaatttgcagcaatgttaTAAGCAAATTAGGTTAATCAGAAGTTCACTGGATGTTTGCCATTATTGGTTATGTGTGGTGGCCaacttctggcaatattttctagtgaactcattgtttcccacaaatcacccacaagtttgctgcaaatctgctTCAAACATTTAACTTTTGTAAGGGTATCCTGTCAGATTAACTCATATGAGTCATAGTTTGCAAATGTTTAAGTTTGTGTTGTTATAGAAATTTGGTATTGTTATTGTCATTATTATTCTATAATAGcatgattacattacattacatttatttgaGTTTACATTAAACTGTTACTTTAAATGTCAATATATTTTTACAGTTATTTCTCATTAGTTGCTTTGAATAAAATCGATTGGATAAAATTGGTGTCTGATAAACTTAATCGTAAAATGTTGTCGATCCTCAAGTTTGGGACAGTGTAGCCTATTCGTCAATCCACAATTCCTGGTGAGTAAAATAATACACatactttattttgttttatattttagtTTGGATAATGAATCAAGGGTTCCTCTATGAGGTTTACTTCCTCTGGGTTAATTTACCCATTATTGCTACTAAACCATATAGTTGAAATACAGCCCAGGGCTGTACCAGTGTTCCACCAAGTCTGTCAGATTgactctcttttgctctcctgTTCGGACTGGAGTTCCCTTTGCTGTGGCTGGAGTGAGTAATCACTGATTTCTAAAAGAACATtttagtgtatgtgtatagttTCAAAAGTGACATGTTCTTTTGAGATCAGGGTTGTCCTGAAGTTACCTGCTCAAGCCAATTATCTTGCTTTGTGGTATGCCCCATGCTGTGTGGACAGGTGTTGGAGCTTGATTAGACCTGGTTGGATTGTGTGACTGGTACAGACCAGCTTGACCTTTGGAGTTGCAGATGTCGAAACGCCAATCCAAACTATGAGGAATCATTTGGATACCTGCCTAAACGTCATCAGGACTTCTGATGTAGACAGACAGTGCTGGTGCATAGCTTAACTTCATTACCCTGGCAGAAAGATACTGGAATCCTCACATTTCCTTGGCAGAGCAGAATCAGTGCATAGCAATAGTTTGGATATTTCAGCATGGCAGAAGGGGTGAAGAGAATGCGCCAATCAGAGTCTGGCTGAGGCTATTATTTTCCCGTAAGCCCACTGCATTCCCGTTGCTAAGGGCTACTGCATTcccccaaagtccttttaggcgtCCCTTCACTCGGCGCCCATATTTCAACGCTTTTTGGGAACTTCGTAactcgggcatctatttcgggcagaactgTACATGTGCAAGGCTTTACAACACCAACCTCCAgcagtgagatcacaacacaccacaggaTTGGCACAATGTAACGTTGCTAAGGGCCACTGCATTCCCGTTGCTAAGGGCCACTGCGTTCCCATGGCTAAGGGCCACTGTGTTGCCCTCACTCCTTCTAGCCAAAGGCCTATGGGGTGCCAACGCGTCTCCATGGAGGCCACGGTGGGTCTGTGCCAAGCACAGGCAGGCGCGATGAGCGCTGCGTCTATATTTACCTCGGACAGATGGACCGGTCGAGGCGAGAGACACACTCACCGCAGGTCTCTAGGGACAGCGGCTCAGTTTAATGGTTTTAAAACAGGAGAGCAGTTTGCATCCAATGCCAAGGCATTCATCATGAGCACACAAAGAGGTGAGCTTAGGGATCTGGGTTTGGGGCGCCGTGTCTGTCCGTGGATATTCCCTTCTGAGTCAAAAGAGAGAAATGACCGTTAGGGTTGACTGAAACTACAACAGGGCTGGAGAGATGACCGTTTGGGTTGATTGACCACCACAGATCCACTACAGAgctggagatgagatgagatgaccaTGGGTAGGCTGAGTGCCCAATGCCTATACACCCATACAAGGCAGCAGCTAACCGCTTGTGGTTGATTGAGTACCTCCATCTCACTtattatgctgtgtgtgtgtgtgtgaaaacaatAGAGACCAAAGACTTCACGGTCATGGACGTTTTAAACTGAAACAATttaaacaattaaaacaaacaacaaaacattaaAGCAGCAATGGATTGTGGGAAAACAGTTGATCCAGTTTGGTTTTTATTAAAAGTGGAGCTTTGGAGGTTGTCAGTTTTAACATGTCTCTGGACAAACACAGGCCCACACCACAACAGCCCACTTGAGGTCCACTTCAGAAGACTGTAGACAATTACAAAAGGAAACCAAACTAGGAAACAGATAAAACAACTTGGTCACTGAGGCTAAAAACCCACAAGGGCACTATGGCATCCAGAACGGTGGAAAACATGGTAGACGCCTGTGAAAGCTTTGAGGAACCAATGTGCACAGCTCttctcacatcacacacacacacacacacacaataacctgTCTTTCAGGTCTACAGAGTGTCCCCACCTCTCCTGATGCACAGACTGTTAAGCACCAGAGCTCTTCCCACTTCAAAACACCGCAGAGACGCATGGATGCCTagcacagtaaaaaaaaaaagtctagtCTTACAAAAATCTGACAATCCAGTGAATCATTCAGATGGGCCATAGCCTTCCCTATGCTtgtagagacagagacacatgaCACAGAGGAATTACAGTTGAGTGAAATCAATGGCGTCCTCAGTAGTACGGCCGGCGCGGATTGTTCTagaagaaagacacagagagtgagagacaattAGATTAGTTAAAATGGCTGCATCTCCACAGACTGTTGGAATGCCTTGGTGCCATGTTCCATTCACTTACACTTCTAACACACTGATTTAAAATGGAGCCTCTCACCACAAATCAGACACCATCTGACTCCTTTCAGTTAATACACATATCACAAAGCAATCAATAACAAAAAACAGGTGTTCAGGTGTGGGCCCGATCCGGCCCTGTGCTGGCTGCTGTTGGGCCTGATGCTGggctctggatgtgtgtgtgtgtgtgtgtgtgtgtgtgtgtgtgtgcgcataagCCAGCGCTGCTCACCAGAGGGTTGGGTCGGAAGCGGTAAGCCAGCATCATCCTCTTGCGGAACGCGTCATACTCGTCATCGTTTTTAGAGAGCTCAGCCGGCCGGTCCACACCAAAGCCTGCACCGTCCACAGCTGTGGTGCCCCTGcagtggacacagacacagaaaaataTTCTGGTAAATATAGTTTAGTCAAGCGTAGTGCACCTAACAGTATACATCCTTTACTCCAGTGCCTCCAATGGTACAGCAGCATGctaaccaccccaccccaccccatcccacccaacccaaccccaccccaccccaccccagggTTAGGTGTCCACTGCACCTGTGCACAGGGGCCTTGATGCCCTGCCCCTCCGAGCCCAGGCCGTCGCCCTCCTTCCAGCCCATTTTCATCAACATCTGGAAACCGAGGTTCTCCACCGTCAGCTTGAACTCCTTGTACTCCGAGTAGTCTGGGTCACGACCCTCCTGCCAACAcgcaaacgcaaacacacacacacacacacacacacacacacacacacacacacacacaatacagagaTAGAGTTTCATGATTTCAGAATGTCTTAAGCACAACCCACAATACTGCTGACTGGAGTTGCAGAATTTGTCTTGATGGTTTATCTTAAAAGCTGATGAGCACAAAGCCAGAAGATGTTGAGATCAGAGGGCCAGCCCTGCCTCACCTTCAGAGCTTTGAACGTCTCCATGAACTTCTCCAGCTCGTCTGGTGGGAGGAAGTCACCAATGAAATGCTTCCCCTTGCCCATCTCCGTCAGCGACTCCGCCCACTCTGCAGTAAGACAATATATCAGCGATCAGTGATGAAATACCAGCCCAGACCTGCTAAAGAAATCTGCTAAATGGCATGTATGGTATCCAACCATGGATTATGTATGGATTCaactttttagaacaaatagcAGTGAAATAGCTGGATAAGGAGAAGGAAGTCACCATGGGTAGCATTGGCACACTATACATCCCAcaggcaaaacacacagaaaaggactcacagaaacacactccacCATCTAActgcacacccacatacaccctctccctgactgactgactgacacaaacacacacacacacacacacacacacacacacacacacatcttaccaCGCgtcttctccatctccatcttgcGCAGGCGATGCTCCCAGGTGCCCGAGTGTGTGTCCACCTCCTCGTCGCTGTCGTACTCGTGCTGGTGGTCCCGCACGGCCTTTTCCCACATCATCTGCATCTCCTGCATCGCCCTCTTATGCTTCATGATCATGTCAAACATCTCCTGCATCtgatttttacacacacacacacacacacacagcagaaaataggctacacaatcaGAAAGAAATATAGAAGATTTAGATATAGAAGAAAACTAGACACACTGATACAATATCAGTAATAGATCAAAACATATGAGGGTCAGACTGCAGAGCTACTTCCTGTTCCTTTTCAGGCTTTAGCTGGGCTAGAGTTCATGCCCATGGCTGGCTCCAGTCCACATCTGATGGCTGCTAGACAACCTCAGCTGTGCTTCAGAGCTAATCAGTAGGACTTGTCTGACTGAGGGTTCACACATGGGTCAACGTCATTTTCTTTATGTAACAAACTTACAGTAGCTTAGAGGGTGCACCCAACTTAGGATAGACCTGTTTTACTACGGTAAGATTTATGAATTGATGATATTTGTATATTACTATTGAATggttttgcacattttgtgatttatttattttgttatttatatTTGTTATTGATGTAATATTTGTACTATTTGCACTGCCTATTTAATACAATTCACcttttatatttaaatacaaTACAGAAACGTACTAGTATACCATCCACGTGTTCTGAGTCATTGCATTGCAACCTTCTACCTCCAGCAGTCTAACATAGAAATCTTCTGATAGAACTGGTCCAGACACTCTATAAAACTAGTTTagataattaaacaatattttctGAGCCGAGTTCTACACAGGCTATAAAtgtataaacctactattctgaataatgtttttgtgtttcattttcacctgctgccatgtgcgtttggcactggtgttgcatctgaaatgttcacaggattaggcatacactaaatcagtcaatgggggctacttaacccttagaaccctaagctttttttagggcattttcactacctttattcataaggatttattctggtcattgtaagtgtcacacacacatattatatattgtttttttcagcagagtctaggccaTCCAGCcaccatttcatgtattagtactagcattgattttattttgatttttaaataattaaaatataaaaagcgtattataaaaaatcttatattttgacctgtagctcaccacagcaagctcatagctctacatgcatttcatgtgtgtgtcgggcagactgtcctgaatcagGCAATATacttgccatgttggagggatactctggggctgagcaatttacagaaatatgtggtgtgtgatttacggaaataaatgccattttttatttagtgatgaaaaatgacctttctgcgctccatatctgtgacacgaactgatctgacctgacttgacccaagtttgcgtgttagcatgtgtgcctatggtgtatacactgaaagtgttgtgaatcagaCTCATTTCTGTACATACTGTGTAGTTCTTATGGTCATTTGTGATTTTTGTACCCAtgtgtaccctgtgtgtgtctttggtctgtatgcaatgtatccattgtttatccttgaatgaTTAGAATTCAATGAAAGCCTGTCTAGAGGCCTTTTGCTtatcaccaggtgtgaaatgttaatgtttgtagacACAGTGAGGGGTCAGGCCTCTGAGAAACTCCCCAGGAAAGTAGTAAAGGTAGTTTTAAtttaaaagacaatagaagctgaACAGACTTGGCACCAAAAGGCCACgtccccacacaccacacctttaCATTGCATATTCATACTAGTAGGTCACTCCTTCTTTTGTTTGCAACATAAATTTAGTATACACCTCTGTGTAGTTAGAGAATCTGGTGAAACCCATGATGGGGTGACACAAACATGCCATCTCTCCCTTGAGGggcactggcccctcattgaaaagaataaaagcctggatcctgattTTCCATCGTCCTGAGTCtgaagagaaatatggtagtaaaataATACTATcagcactcataatgattctcaactttttactgcatttccatgaacaaagtaaaggcaaaaaaggtgtttctttgttgaacaaattgggatgcaatgtgagccttgaattagatgccatgcaggaatttgctaggatctcaaaaccggattatgaacatgctttgccatagagaaacacacgatagcgttggattataaacatactttgccacaaaaacagacaaaaacgtggggtaagtccagctatattaagttattattttgctgtcacttcgtctgttttataacccagaaggatgtactttgtatcaaatgatagctctgtgtctcctctttcatctgacatgcgtggcatttctatccgatcacaggtccgcgagtaattcaaacgagagtaatgggtgtgcagcgttggtttgtgtacatgacgttaatattttgcagtcactttgtctgtttttataagccagaaagattgatatacatggtaccaacggatagccctgtgtctcctcttttatcagatatgcttgccatatctatgcgatcacaggttcgcgagtaattcaaacgagagtaatgggtgcgcaggtgaacgcagagaagtatagactgtaaatatgatgcaatttgatttaatttcatgatttcttTTACATTTTCATACTAGATCGTtcagacaagtgcgtagtctctttggaaagccccacttcttctctgtcatgcaaggtttcatctcgctgcgatgaacagtcgcAAAGCAATATAACAGAGaaaaaagggtgtgttttttgacgcactttgcatcaatcgggttctaagggttaaacattcaattatccttattactgtaatctatatgcccacttctgaattgtgttgcatctgtagtcctttttatgaactcaaaataggcaatttaattatttcaactcatttcagacattccgcaagctattaatcctccgtaacacatatttgaagaacatgtggaaataaaactttacttttaggcatttaggctacccgatctgcaatacgttgccaacagtcttgccttgctttgttggctgccgacgtatttgatttttgtcgtagagtgagTTTTAATTCCTCGTAACTTGTcacaataattgtgcattcctcgtccgtaaaataaggtgatcgcgtcatcattgaaagtggtgacttgcgctgcaacccgcccttTTATGTGAGCAGCGACAAActcaattaggttaaccccggttcaacaaatcaacttcttaATCAGCGTcatagtaccgattaacaccacttatgataaccaggttttgtcaaccccggtttaacaaagtaaccctgggttacatctgggtaggttaagctcccttcgtagtacaggcccctgagCTTTCCTCTGCTGGCCTGATGTTTTGTGATGGGTGTATGAAGAGAGAACCCTGCAGTGTAGTTGGCTGTTTGGGAGATTCCTGTGTTGTCATTGGCTGTTTTGGAGAGATTCCTGCATTGTAGTTGGCTGTTTGGGATATTCCTGTGTTATGATTGGCTGTTTGGGTGATTGCTGTGTTGTGATTGGTTGTATGGGAGATTGCTGTAATGTTAATGACTGTTTGAGAGATTGCAGTGTTGTGGTTGGCTGTTTGAGAGACAGTTGCATTGTGATTGGTTGGGTACCTCCTGTTGCTCCTTCAGCTGTTTCTTCTGGTCCTCAGAGAGTTCAGTCACGCCCACCAGGCCTACCGGCTTGCCCTTCTTATAACCCAGTCCTGCTAGCTCCTGAGCtaaagttcacacacacaaacacacacacacacacacaggatatatGAATCAGTGTACGCACACATCCTCAAAAATGTGCAATCTTAGTCTACAAGTCATCTATTACCAACTACAAGCCATATATGGAAAAAGCAATAGAAGGTCAAATAATTGTAATCTATAAAGTTGACATAACCCCAACCgcatgtttaatgtgtgtgtgcgtgtgtgctgtgaGTTACCGGACAGTGCTGGCATGTCGGGCTCTGTGTCGACGATGGCGGTAGGAGCGATGATGGGGGGGATGGGCAGGTCCACCTTGTCATCCTCGGCGCCCCAACGGCTCTTGCGTTTGCGTTTGGTGGCGGGGGCTCCTGCGGCACCAGGGGCCTCGTGGCTGGGAGCAGAGTGCTGGGGAGGGGAGGCCTGTGCTGGGGCTCTGGGGGCCCCGGGAGCAGAGTTGCGGGTGGGGGAAGGAGAGGTGGGGCTGGGGGGGTCTCCTGTCCTCTGGAATTCCTCCACCTTCTGCCGATAGAACTTATAGGCCGCACTCTGGGGCTCATACAGGAAGCTATGCACACAGGACATGGGGAGGAGGGCAGCGGGGGTCAACACAACAGCCACACTATCTGTGTTGTGTAcaggtatgaatgtgtgtaggATTTGTACAGTGTACAAGTGAATGCGTTGAACTGTGCAAAAGTGTGTGGATGAGAataaaagtgcatgtgtgtgtgatgcatgcgagagagtgagaaaatgaataagtgagcatgtgtgttactgtacagatggtgtgtgtgtgtgtgtgtgtgtgtgtgtgtgttcacctgaaCGCAGGTTTgtgctgaaagtgtgtgtgtttgcgcctGTCTCCCCTGAATGTGGGGTGGTTCaggttgtagtgtgtgtggctgggtgtgtgtgtgtgtgtgtgtgtgtgtgtgtgtgtgtgtgtgtgtgtgtgtggcgcctGTCTCACCTGAATGCGAGGTTGTCCcggttgtgctgtgtgtgtgagttcacctgAACGCAGGTTTgtgctgaaagtgtgtgtgtttgcgcctGTCTCCCCTGAATGTGGGGTGGTTCaggttgtagtgtgtgtggctgggtgtgtgtgtgtgtgtgtgcgcctgtctCACCTGAATGCGAGGTTGTCCtggttgtgctgtgtgtgtgtgtgtgtgtgtgtgtgtgtgcgcctgtctCACCTGAATGCGAGGTTGTCCcggttgtgctgtgtgtgtgtgtgtgtgtgtgtgtgtgtgtgtgtgtgtgtgtgtcacctgaaCGCAGGGTTGTCCCGGTTGTGCTGTGCTGCCATGGCCTCCACCTCTGGGCCGCCGTCAGCCACGAACCGGGCCAGCTTCTCCGCCACCTCCCGCGTCTCGCCCGCCACTGAGGACGAGACTTTAAGCAGCACGTCAGTGTGTTAGTACTGGTGCCCaacaagggaggaggagggcccTAACCACTCACAGTCACAGGGCACACACAGTCGCACagccagccagacagacagccacGTAAAGTGGAGC from Alosa alosa isolate M-15738 ecotype Scorff River chromosome 1, AALO_Geno_1.1, whole genome shotgun sequence harbors:
- the sugp1 gene encoding SURP and G-patch domain-containing protein 1 isoform X1, with the protein product MDSNDPENYTWKSKMSANIRRQEELIAQKKREIEAKMAEQAKRNLPAPAKPLPVPSIPSPQGSTSNKFVNDGSFLQQFMKMQKDKPSSDSGSNNVAKAPSLSSSPAAPSTPGPASGGPPKKHILIGKRPGLGISSMLKSYTQAKKAPTRPPKPSVFTEDDDEGDEADHESMDVHFLELKVSPPEDQDLRCIMDKLAGFVAEGGAELERKAMEDYKDNPLFTFLQDKNSREYLYYRKRVAEIRRDTPRPEPAPTHATHTRVSSSVAGETREVAEKLARFVADGGPEVEAMAAQHNRDNPAFSFLYEPQSAAYKFYRQKVEEFQRTGDPPSPTSPSPTRNSAPGAPRAPAQASPPQHSAPSHEAPGAAGAPATKRKRKSRWGAEDDKVDLPIPPIIAPTAIVDTEPDMPALSAQELAGLGYKKGKPVGLVGVTELSEDQKKQLKEQQEMQEMFDMIMKHKRAMQEMQMMWEKAVRDHQHEYDSDEEVDTHSGTWEHRLRKMEMEKTREWAESLTEMGKGKHFIGDFLPPDELEKFMETFKALKEGRDPDYSEYKEFKLTVENLGFQMLMKMGWKEGDGLGSEGQGIKAPVHRGTTAVDGAGFGVDRPAELSKNDDEYDAFRKRMMLAYRFRPNPLNNPRRPYY
- the sugp1 gene encoding SURP and G-patch domain-containing protein 1 isoform X2, translated to MSANIRRQEELIAQKKREIEAKMAEQAKRNLPAPAKPLPVPSIPSPQGSTSNKFVNDGSFLQQFMKMQKDKPSSDSGSNNVAKAPSLSSSPAAPSTPGPASGGPPKKHILIGKRPGLGISSMLKSYTQAKKAPTRPPKPSVFTEDDDEGDEADHESMDVHFLELKVSPPEDQDLRCIMDKLAGFVAEGGAELERKAMEDYKDNPLFTFLQDKNSREYLYYRKRVAEIRRDTPRPEPAPTHATHTRVSSSVAGETREVAEKLARFVADGGPEVEAMAAQHNRDNPAFSFLYEPQSAAYKFYRQKVEEFQRTGDPPSPTSPSPTRNSAPGAPRAPAQASPPQHSAPSHEAPGAAGAPATKRKRKSRWGAEDDKVDLPIPPIIAPTAIVDTEPDMPALSAQELAGLGYKKGKPVGLVGVTELSEDQKKQLKEQQEMQEMFDMIMKHKRAMQEMQMMWEKAVRDHQHEYDSDEEVDTHSGTWEHRLRKMEMEKTREWAESLTEMGKGKHFIGDFLPPDELEKFMETFKALKEGRDPDYSEYKEFKLTVENLGFQMLMKMGWKEGDGLGSEGQGIKAPVHRGTTAVDGAGFGVDRPAELSKNDDEYDAFRKRMMLAYRFRPNPLNNPRRPYY